A single region of the Nitrospirota bacterium genome encodes:
- a CDS encoding SpoIID/LytB domain-containing protein, whose translation MKRAFYLIIILFILLLSFGQSMAEDNIKVLIYEDTITPAPSKDAKDIGSLNGKLFLNGRHYTGSFEIKKDNNGLQFINSIPFEKYVEGVVASEAGRDWEIEALKAQAVISRTYAVFHKLANGEKEFHLTSGVLSQLYKDENNDPLITRAVSETGGEILTYNGAPIESLYHSVCYGKTEVPEEVWGTSYPYLKPVECNNKNTPYENWERKFTLEDIGKALNINGIKDITISSFTSTGRVKTLSIAKDNNEAAEIKATELRKLMGYNKLPSTSFLLKKESNGMVFEGNGWGHGVGLSQWGALEMAREGKDYREILAHYYPGTVIEKRQY comes from the coding sequence ATGAAACGCGCATTTTACTTAATAATTATCCTTTTTATACTCTTGTTATCTTTCGGCCAGTCCATGGCTGAAGATAATATCAAGGTGCTCATCTATGAAGACACCATCACGCCTGCTCCTTCAAAAGACGCCAAAGATATCGGGAGCCTGAACGGCAAGCTCTTTTTAAACGGCAGGCATTACACCGGCAGCTTTGAAATAAAAAAGGACAACAACGGGCTTCAGTTCATCAACAGCATCCCGTTCGAAAAGTATGTTGAGGGAGTTGTCGCTTCTGAAGCCGGCAGGGATTGGGAGATAGAGGCGCTCAAGGCGCAGGCGGTCATATCAAGGACATATGCTGTTTTCCATAAACTGGCGAACGGGGAGAAAGAGTTTCACCTGACCTCCGGTGTTCTCAGTCAGCTCTATAAAGATGAGAACAACGACCCGCTGATCACCCGCGCTGTCAGTGAAACAGGAGGCGAGATATTGACCTACAACGGGGCTCCTATTGAATCTTTGTATCATTCTGTATGTTACGGAAAGACAGAGGTGCCTGAAGAGGTCTGGGGAACGAGCTACCCGTATCTCAAGCCGGTTGAATGCAACAATAAAAATACCCCGTATGAGAACTGGGAGAGAAAGTTCACTCTTGAAGATATAGGGAAAGCGCTGAACATCAACGGCATAAAAGATATCACCATATCTTCATTTACTTCTACAGGCAGGGTAAAGACGCTTAGCATAGCTAAAGACAATAATGAGGCCGCCGAGATCAAGGCAACGGAATTAAGAAAACTCATGGGATATAACAAGCTTCCCAGCACCAGTTTTCTATTGAAAAAAGAGAGTAACGGCATGGTCTTTGAGGGCAATGGATGGGGCCATGGCGTCGGCCTGAGCCAGTGGGGCGCGCTTGAGATGGCAAGAGAAGGCAAGGACTACAGGGAGATACTCGCGCATTATTATCCCGGAACTGTCATAGAGAAACGGCAGTATTAA
- a CDS encoding epoxyqueuosine reductase QueH, with product MNILLHTCCGNCAIYPFEILKTEGHSLTGFWFNPNIHPFEEYDSRLQSMKKLASQRNIDMLFFEDYSPEDYFDMLGVTSTDLALIPQSPGRCRSCYELRLGKTAEEASKKGFDAFSTTLLISPYQDFDQLTATGKKISAKHGIDFYLKDFRPFFRESMASAKELGLYRQKYCGCVFSRAESKERQRNRHKA from the coding sequence ATGAATATCCTTCTCCACACATGCTGCGGCAACTGCGCAATATACCCTTTTGAGATATTAAAAACCGAGGGGCACAGCCTTACGGGTTTCTGGTTCAATCCGAACATTCATCCATTTGAAGAATATGATTCAAGGCTTCAGTCAATGAAAAAGCTGGCGTCGCAAAGAAATATCGACATGCTTTTTTTTGAAGATTACAGTCCTGAAGATTATTTTGATATGCTGGGAGTTACAAGCACAGACCTTGCATTGATACCACAAAGCCCAGGCCGCTGCAGGTCATGTTATGAGCTTAGATTAGGCAAAACCGCTGAGGAGGCGTCAAAAAAAGGTTTCGATGCCTTTTCAACCACACTCCTTATCAGCCCTTATCAGGATTTTGATCAGCTGACTGCCACAGGAAAAAAGATATCTGCAAAGCATGGAATAGATTTTTATCTGAAAGACTTCAGGCCCTTCTTCAGGGAATCCATGGCATCTGCCAAAGAACTCGGCCTATACAGGCAGAAATACTGCGGATGCGTATTCAGCAGGGCAGAAAGCAAAGAAAGGCAGAGGAACAGGCACAAAGCTTAA
- the ruvB gene encoding Holliday junction branch migration DNA helicase RuvB codes for MSDTPERDITPEAIEEDFGFELSMRPRSFDEFVGQHNIKENLKVFIQAAKQRDEALDHVLFCGPPGLGKTTLAHIIASELGVDIKVTSGPVLERPGDLVAVLTNLGKKDILFIDEIHRLPRIAEEVLYPAMEDYQLDIIIGQGPSARTVKLNLPKFTLVGATTRTGLLTSPLRDRFGVINRLDFYSPDDLKRILSRSTGILHTNIDDDATTEIAIRSRGTPRIANRLLRRIRDFAQVKNNSIIDLNITEEALKAMGVDKMGFDFMDRKLLLTIIEKYGGGPVGLDTLAASIQEEKNTIEDVYEPFLLQQGFIDRSPRGRIATKLAYEHFGLKKADGLF; via the coding sequence ATGAGCGATACTCCTGAAAGAGATATAACACCTGAGGCGATAGAAGAGGACTTCGGCTTTGAGCTGAGCATGCGGCCAAGGTCATTTGACGAGTTTGTCGGCCAGCATAATATCAAAGAGAACCTGAAGGTCTTTATACAGGCTGCGAAACAAAGGGACGAGGCGCTCGACCATGTCCTCTTCTGCGGCCCTCCGGGTCTTGGCAAGACAACGCTTGCTCATATCATAGCTTCTGAATTAGGCGTAGATATCAAGGTCACATCAGGCCCTGTGCTTGAGAGGCCCGGCGACCTTGTCGCGGTTCTCACCAATCTGGGCAAGAAAGATATACTCTTCATAGATGAGATACACAGGCTCCCGAGGATCGCCGAAGAGGTGCTTTATCCGGCGATGGAGGATTACCAGCTCGATATCATCATAGGACAGGGGCCGAGCGCAAGGACGGTCAAACTTAACCTGCCGAAGTTCACTCTGGTTGGCGCAACAACAAGAACCGGCCTTCTCACATCACCGCTTAGAGACCGCTTCGGTGTGATCAACAGGCTGGATTTCTATTCACCTGATGACCTGAAGCGCATACTCTCACGCTCAACAGGAATACTCCATACAAATATTGATGATGACGCGACTACAGAGATAGCGATAAGGTCAAGAGGCACACCCCGTATAGCAAACAGGCTCCTGCGGCGCATCAGAGATTTCGCGCAGGTAAAGAACAACAGCATCATCGACCTCAATATTACGGAAGAGGCTCTCAAGGCTATGGGAGTAGATAAAATGGGTTTTGACTTCATGGACAGAAAGCTGCTTCTTACGATAATAGAGAAGTACGGCGGCGGGCCTGTCGGGCTTGATACGCTTGCCGCGTCGATACAGGAAGAGAAGAACACGATAGAGGATGTCTACGAGCCTTTTCTGCTGCAGCAGGGTTTTATAGACAGAAGCCCGAGAGGCCGGATAGCCACAAAACTCGCGTATGAACACTTCGGGCTGAAGAAGGCGGACGGGCTCTTTTAA